The Pseudomonas sp. TH06 genome has a window encoding:
- a CDS encoding LysR family transcriptional regulator: MDIRHLKAFLAVFEERNITAAAQRLFISQPTLSVTIKQLEDELGAALFVRQPRGVEVSAEARLLYPQARRMVAEAEALSRMFRGRENRAPLTLGIEGDVAASHIEAFVRMAHQALPNLLLTLEEGCSGDGRLAVEEMCCEDELFLPLWEEPYVLALPLEHPMASAQAGWAPIEDWITCPQHPSHQRLMALYGRSPEAVAGHAGSLHQALHMVAAGVGVAMLPQSLVNGHPRVAVRALHLPAPTRRVGLCYAAQALELPAMRGLHEYFQVNRPAAIEAA, from the coding sequence ATGGATATCCGCCATCTCAAAGCCTTCCTCGCGGTATTCGAAGAACGCAACATCACCGCCGCGGCGCAACGCTTGTTCATCAGTCAGCCAACGCTGTCGGTGACGATCAAACAGTTGGAAGACGAGCTCGGCGCGGCGCTTTTTGTGCGGCAGCCGCGTGGCGTCGAGGTCAGCGCTGAGGCGCGGCTGTTGTACCCGCAGGCGCGACGGATGGTGGCGGAAGCTGAGGCGTTGAGCCGGATGTTTCGTGGCCGGGAAAATCGTGCGCCTCTGACGCTGGGGATCGAGGGCGATGTTGCCGCCAGTCATATCGAAGCGTTCGTGCGCATGGCGCATCAGGCGTTGCCAAATTTGCTGCTGACGCTGGAGGAGGGCTGTAGCGGTGACGGTCGCCTGGCGGTCGAAGAGATGTGCTGCGAGGACGAACTGTTTCTGCCGCTGTGGGAAGAACCGTATGTGCTGGCGCTGCCACTGGAACATCCGATGGCTTCGGCGCAGGCCGGTTGGGCGCCGATTGAGGACTGGATCACCTGCCCGCAACATCCATCGCATCAACGCTTGATGGCGTTGTATGGACGCTCGCCGGAAGCGGTGGCGGGGCATGCCGGGTCGTTGCACCAGGCATTGCACATGGTTGCGGCAGGAGTTGGCGTGGCAATGTTGCCGCAGTCGCTGGTGAACGGGCATCCGCGAGTGGCGGTGCGCGCTCTGCATCTGCCGGCGCCGACCCGGCGGGTGGGCTTGTGTTATGCGGCGCAGGCGCTGGAATTGCCGGCGATGCGTGGGTTGCATGAGTATTTTCAGGTGAACCGGCCGGCAGCGATCGAAGCGGCTTGA
- a CDS encoding LysR family transcriptional regulator, whose product MNKLELLRTFVRVSELSSFTLAGENLGLPRSTVSEHVQALEALLGTRLLQRTTRKVQATQDGLVLYERSKDLLSHMDEIEGLFRQDEASLTGRIRVDMPNILARRLVMPRLPEFMDRHPNLELEISSTDRRVDLLSEGFDCVVRIGAQPDQSVVARHLGDFPMINCASPAYLARYGVPQTLEDLAQHRLVHYVGVLGSRSEGFVYEQDGQVKRLPMAGSVTVNSTDAYESACLGGFGLTQVPRTGMQPHLENGELVTVLPQFTAPAMGISLLYARQRHLPLRVRVFMDWLGDLIRSAL is encoded by the coding sequence ATGAACAAACTGGAATTGCTGCGCACCTTCGTCCGGGTCAGCGAGTTATCGAGTTTTACTCTCGCCGGGGAAAACCTCGGCCTGCCGCGTTCTACGGTGTCCGAGCATGTGCAGGCGCTGGAAGCCCTGCTCGGTACACGATTGCTGCAACGCACCACGCGCAAGGTGCAAGCGACGCAGGATGGCCTGGTGCTGTACGAACGCAGCAAGGATCTGCTCTCCCACATGGACGAAATCGAAGGCTTGTTTCGTCAGGATGAAGCCTCGCTGACCGGGCGCATTCGGGTCGATATGCCGAATATTCTGGCGCGGCGGCTGGTCATGCCGCGGCTGCCCGAGTTCATGGATCGCCATCCCAACCTGGAACTGGAAATCAGCAGCACCGACCGTCGCGTCGACCTGCTGAGCGAGGGCTTCGATTGTGTGGTGCGGATTGGCGCACAACCGGATCAATCCGTGGTGGCGCGGCACTTGGGCGATTTCCCGATGATCAACTGCGCCAGCCCCGCCTACCTCGCGCGCTACGGCGTGCCGCAGACGCTGGAAGACTTGGCGCAGCACCGATTGGTGCATTACGTCGGTGTGTTGGGTTCGCGTTCGGAAGGGTTTGTGTATGAGCAGGACGGTCAGGTGAAACGCTTGCCGATGGCCGGCAGCGTCACGGTCAACAGCACCGATGCCTATGAGTCGGCGTGTTTGGGTGGTTTCGGTCTGACGCAGGTGCCGCGCACCGGCATGCAGCCGCATCTGGAAAACGGCGAACTGGTCACCGTGCTGCCGCAATTCACCGCGCCGGCGATGGGGATTTCACTGCTGTATGCGCGGCAGCGGCACTTGCCACTGCGGGTGCGGGTGTTCATGGACTGGCTCGGCGATCTGATTCGCTCCGCGCTCTAA
- a CDS encoding helix-turn-helix domain-containing protein codes for MTTHTEWTGRLWLGHDYGLIHGVSGRTAPHCHYAHQIMLAPERPATVLLEGEVVSASQLLIASNVRHAIVEAPDPLFTVYAEPLMFAADTLRDALFNAELTLPALDLAIRQCPRRSLSDSRIERALAAVDASLADKVAARAVADTANLSLSQLQRLLVSQVGLPVRRLVLWRRLRKAMASILAGDPVTSAAHNAGFADSAHFSRCLKKLFGVTARQALQHIELKLLD; via the coding sequence GTGACCACACACACCGAGTGGACAGGCCGCCTCTGGCTGGGGCACGACTATGGCCTGATCCACGGAGTGTCGGGGCGCACGGCGCCCCATTGCCACTATGCCCACCAGATCATGCTTGCCCCCGAGCGACCGGCGACGGTGTTGCTCGAGGGTGAAGTCGTCAGCGCCTCGCAGCTGTTGATTGCCTCAAACGTGCGCCATGCCATTGTTGAAGCGCCGGATCCGCTATTCACCGTTTACGCCGAACCGTTGATGTTTGCAGCAGACACGTTGCGTGATGCGTTGTTTAACGCCGAACTGACGTTACCTGCGCTTGATCTGGCAATCCGCCAATGCCCGCGTCGTTCGCTGAGTGACTCGCGCATCGAACGTGCATTGGCCGCAGTGGACGCTTCGCTGGCCGATAAAGTCGCCGCACGCGCCGTCGCCGACACGGCGAATCTATCCCTGAGTCAATTGCAGCGACTGTTGGTCAGCCAGGTCGGTTTGCCAGTGCGCAGGCTGGTGTTGTGGCGGCGTCTACGCAAGGCGATGGCCTCGATTCTGGCGGGCGACCCGGTGACATCCGCCGCGCACAACGCAGGTTTTGCCGATTCGGCGCATTTCTCCCGCTGCCTGAAAAAACTCTTCGGCGTCACCGCACGCCAGGCCTTGCAACACATCGAGCTGAAACTGCTCGACTGA
- a CDS encoding transporter, whose protein sequence is MNHSLDTSHRDPDLFGLLYGFRFLPGERGREVDSATALRCLQDDSDSGEFLWLHLNLAHAACERWMKSHLQLPEEFFEALHEGSRSTRIEHVDSALLAVVNDVVFNLSSMVSSDVSTLWVCVRSKLIVSARLQPLHSVDKLRSSVKAGERFRSPSELLVHLLRDQGEVLTQIVRKTSMSVDQVEDELLSSRLSTNRAELGANRRVLVRLQRLLALEPGSLLRLLNRPPPWLQKEDVKELRKSTEEFALIINDLTALGERIKLLQEEIAANLNEQSNRTLFTLTVVTVLALPINIIAGFFGMNVGGVPLSQDPEGFWILVALVATFTVIAGRWAFRKRGDY, encoded by the coding sequence ATGAACCACAGCCTCGATACCAGCCATCGCGATCCTGACCTGTTTGGTTTGCTCTACGGTTTCCGTTTCCTGCCCGGTGAACGTGGCCGCGAAGTCGATTCGGCGACCGCTTTGCGCTGTTTGCAAGACGACAGCGACAGCGGCGAATTCCTCTGGCTGCACCTGAACCTGGCGCACGCGGCCTGTGAGCGCTGGATGAAAAGTCATCTGCAATTGCCCGAAGAGTTTTTCGAGGCGCTGCACGAAGGTTCGCGCTCGACGCGCATCGAGCATGTCGATTCGGCGCTGCTGGCGGTGGTCAACGACGTGGTGTTCAACCTCAGCAGCATGGTCTCCTCGGATGTCTCGACGCTGTGGGTCTGCGTGCGCAGCAAGTTGATCGTCAGTGCGCGCCTGCAACCGCTGCACTCGGTGGACAAACTGCGCTCGTCGGTGAAGGCCGGCGAGCGCTTTCGTTCGCCGTCGGAACTGCTGGTGCACCTGCTGCGCGATCAGGGCGAAGTGCTGACGCAAATCGTGCGCAAGACCAGCATGAGTGTCGATCAGGTCGAGGACGAGTTGCTCTCCTCACGGCTGTCGACCAACCGCGCCGAACTCGGCGCCAACCGCCGGGTGCTGGTGCGCTTGCAGCGGCTGCTGGCGCTGGAGCCGGGTTCCTTGCTGCGGCTGCTCAATCGCCCGCCGCCGTGGTTGCAGAAGGAGGACGTCAAGGAGTTGCGCAAATCCACCGAGGAGTTTGCGCTGATCATCAACGACCTCACCGCCCTCGGCGAGCGGATCAAACTGCTCCAGGAAGAGATCGCCGCCAACCTCAACGAACAGAGCAACCGCACCCTGTTCACCCTGACCGTGGTCACGGTGCTGGCGCTGCCGATCAACATCATTGCCGGTTTTTTCGGGATGAATGTGGGCGGCGTGCCGCTGTCGCAGGATCCGGAAGGGTTCTGGATATTGGTCGCGCTGGTGGCGACGTTCACGGTGATTGCCGGGCGCTGGGCCTTCCGCAAAAGAGGCGATTACTGA
- a CDS encoding LysR family transcriptional regulator, with protein sequence MASQEVLLAFVQAATQGSFSAAARKLGRSQSTISAAVASLEIDLDLVLFDRSSRKPTLTPAGHVMLQRAEAILAANSRLEMTARQLSQGVEPKLTVALSDTYQSARFEAALVEFEQRYPDLELECLIAECDDLIELVQRGRAHLAFAEMQEHYPPDLVTSTVAERTDIALFVSREHPLTTLKNIDHALLEQHRELRLATIVNPYDSRAKGRVWSAPSYLMLMEMAEMGFGWAPLPRWLVGRFGNDTLVELNVRGWPKPVFVDALWSRLYPPGPAGSWLLSKMLE encoded by the coding sequence ATGGCATCGCAAGAAGTGCTGTTGGCGTTTGTCCAAGCGGCAACGCAGGGTTCGTTTTCCGCGGCAGCGCGCAAGCTGGGACGCAGTCAGTCGACCATCAGTGCGGCAGTGGCGAGTCTGGAAATCGATCTGGACCTGGTGCTGTTCGACCGCAGCAGCCGCAAACCGACCCTCACCCCCGCCGGCCACGTCATGCTGCAACGGGCCGAGGCGATTCTGGCAGCCAACAGCCGTCTGGAAATGACTGCGCGGCAATTGTCCCAAGGCGTTGAACCGAAACTGACCGTGGCGCTGTCCGACACCTATCAATCGGCGCGTTTCGAAGCGGCGCTGGTCGAGTTCGAGCAGCGTTATCCGGATCTGGAGCTGGAATGCCTGATTGCCGAATGTGATGACTTGATCGAACTGGTCCAGCGCGGCCGAGCGCATCTGGCCTTTGCCGAAATGCAGGAGCATTACCCGCCGGATCTGGTGACTTCGACGGTCGCCGAACGCACCGATATCGCCTTGTTCGTCAGTCGTGAGCATCCACTGACAACGCTGAAAAACATCGATCATGCCCTTTTGGAACAGCATCGCGAGCTGCGCCTGGCGACGATCGTCAATCCATACGACAGTCGCGCAAAAGGCCGTGTGTGGTCGGCGCCGAGCTACCTGATGCTGATGGAAATGGCCGAAATGGGCTTCGGCTGGGCACCGCTGCCGCGTTGGCTGGTGGGGCGTTTCGGCAATGACACGCTGGTGGAACTGAACGTGCGCGGCTGGCCGAAACCGGTGTTTGTCGATGCGCTGTGGTCGCGGCTGTATCCGCCGGGGCCGGCGGGGAGTTGGTTGCTGAGCAAGATGCTGGAGTAG
- a CDS encoding PepSY domain-containing protein has product MKTLTALFTAAALTLTAGLAQADVRVDQIPELVKSGKIKPMEEMNQAALKLHPGATITDTDLDNHFNGYEYEVELKTADGKEFDVDFDATTGKVLTNKQDT; this is encoded by the coding sequence ATGAAAACCTTGACTGCCCTGTTTACCGCCGCTGCCCTGACCCTCACCGCTGGCCTCGCGCAGGCTGATGTCCGCGTCGACCAGATCCCTGAGTTGGTCAAGTCCGGCAAGATCAAACCAATGGAAGAAATGAACCAGGCTGCGCTGAAACTGCATCCGGGTGCGACCATCACCGACACCGACCTGGATAACCATTTCAACGGTTACGAGTACGAAGTTGAATTGAAAACTGCTGACGGCAAAGAATTCGACGTGGACTTCGACGCCACGACTGGCAAGGTGCTGACCAACAAGCAAGACACCTGA
- a CDS encoding sterol desaturase family protein: protein MKRLMAGLYAPLFWGGFIGLGLWLADVSTLWLLPLFVAALAVSFIAEWAMPYEVRWNRPAGDRRRDILHALVNEALSALGLLALPGLVAMLAIDGVWPRGWPLWLQLGLAIVIADAGISLMHYASHRVSWLWRLHAVHHSVERLYGFNGLMKHPLHQLLEASAGLLPLLVLGIPLQVATLLAFAIAIQLLLQHSNVDMRLGFLRWIFAWAPLHRFHHMKYGRAGDVNFGLFFTVWDWLLGTVFYTEDYRIGQDDLGIGSRPDFPRDYVAQLVDPFATVRLSREPKVPDALRR from the coding sequence ATGAAACGTTTGATGGCCGGGTTATACGCGCCGCTGTTCTGGGGCGGCTTTATCGGGCTGGGCTTGTGGCTGGCAGATGTCTCGACCCTGTGGCTGTTGCCGCTGTTTGTTGCCGCGCTGGCGGTGTCGTTCATCGCGGAGTGGGCAATGCCTTATGAGGTGCGCTGGAATCGTCCGGCCGGTGATCGCCGCCGCGATATCCTTCACGCGCTGGTCAATGAAGCGTTGAGTGCCTTGGGGTTACTTGCACTACCGGGGCTGGTCGCCATGCTGGCGATTGACGGTGTCTGGCCAAGGGGCTGGCCGTTGTGGTTGCAACTGGGGCTGGCGATTGTCATTGCCGATGCCGGTATCAGCCTGATGCATTACGCCAGCCATCGCGTGTCGTGGCTGTGGCGATTGCATGCCGTGCATCACAGTGTTGAACGTTTATACGGCTTCAACGGATTGATGAAACATCCATTGCATCAACTGCTCGAAGCCTCGGCGGGGTTGCTGCCATTGCTGGTGCTGGGCATTCCGTTGCAGGTCGCGACATTGCTGGCATTCGCCATCGCGATCCAGCTGTTGTTGCAGCATTCGAATGTCGATATGCGTCTCGGTTTTCTGCGCTGGATTTTCGCCTGGGCACCGCTGCATCGTTTCCATCACATGAAATATGGCCGCGCCGGCGACGTTAATTTCGGGTTGTTTTTCACCGTGTGGGACTGGCTGCTGGGCACCGTTTTCTACACCGAGGATTACCGCATCGGCCAGGACGATTTGGGGATTGGCAGCCGCCCGGATTTTCCCCGCGACTATGTGGCGCAATTGGTTGATCCGTTCGCAACAGTGAGGTTGAGCCGCGAGCCGAAAGTGCCTGATGCGCTGCGCCGCTGA
- a CDS encoding methyl-accepting chemotaxis protein translates to MLQKSLRAQILVLLSGSLLAMLLIALACFHFLSNGVQSYSQLITGPLHTSQLIDEANLQFKVQVQEWKNVLLRGKQPADLAKYWGQFEDRQRDVQNILGELASQKGIEPSLKSRIERLREEHRQLGNAYQKGRDAYVAAGGDPTAGDTAVKGVDRATSDQMSELVSELRKQGTEQSAQISAEADRTVLLGILVMLASGLLIGLLSLWLVNRNLVEPIRNLIDYVSQLSRGKLAERVVSHRQDELGNLAAAANTLRDFLADTFTRLQRSASDLDSASGELNAIATTMAGGTNEQFNRTDQVATAMNEMSATAQEVARHAADAARAADDADQSAQQGEKVMQSTIHSITQMRGEIANTATVIRRLEADSGRIGKVLEVIRGIAEQTNLLALNAAIEAARAGEAGRGFAVVADEVRNLAQRTAESIIEINQIIQSVQTGAVDAAQAIDSGQTRSDESVEQVTQAGAMLERITHAVEAIRDMNRQIATAAEEQTSVAEDISRNLTEITSIASTNLDNVQRTETASQNLHGLSGQLNEVTARLSA, encoded by the coding sequence ATGCTGCAAAAATCCCTGAGAGCGCAAATTCTCGTCCTGCTGAGCGGCAGTCTGCTGGCGATGCTGTTGATCGCGCTGGCCTGTTTTCATTTCCTGTCCAACGGCGTGCAAAGCTACAGCCAGTTGATCACCGGCCCTCTGCACACTTCGCAACTCATCGACGAAGCCAACCTGCAATTCAAGGTGCAGGTCCAGGAATGGAAAAACGTTCTGCTGCGCGGCAAGCAACCGGCGGATCTGGCCAAGTACTGGGGGCAGTTCGAAGACCGTCAGCGCGATGTGCAGAACATCCTCGGTGAACTGGCCAGCCAGAAAGGCATCGAGCCGAGCCTGAAAAGCCGCATCGAGCGTTTGCGCGAAGAGCATCGTCAGTTGGGTAACGCCTACCAGAAGGGCCGCGATGCCTACGTGGCGGCCGGTGGCGATCCGACGGCGGGCGACACCGCGGTCAAAGGTGTCGACCGCGCGACCAGCGATCAGATGAGCGAACTGGTCAGCGAATTGCGCAAGCAGGGCACCGAACAGTCGGCGCAGATCAGCGCCGAGGCTGATCGCACAGTGTTGTTGGGCATTCTGGTGATGCTAGCGTCGGGTCTGCTGATTGGCCTGCTGAGCTTGTGGCTGGTCAACCGCAACCTGGTCGAGCCGATCCGCAACCTGATTGATTACGTCAGCCAATTGAGCCGCGGCAAACTCGCCGAACGCGTGGTCAGCCACCGTCAGGATGAACTGGGCAACCTCGCCGCTGCGGCCAATACCTTGCGTGATTTCCTCGCCGACACCTTCACCCGTTTGCAACGCAGCGCCAGTGATCTGGACAGTGCCAGCGGCGAGTTGAATGCGATCGCCACGACCATGGCCGGCGGCACCAACGAGCAGTTCAACCGCACCGATCAAGTGGCCACGGCGATGAACGAAATGTCCGCCACCGCCCAGGAAGTGGCGCGTCACGCCGCCGATGCCGCGCGTGCCGCCGACGATGCCGACCAGTCCGCCCAACAGGGTGAGAAGGTCATGCAGAGTACCATCCACAGCATCACCCAGATGCGCGGCGAAATCGCCAACACCGCCACAGTGATCCGCCGTCTGGAAGCTGACAGCGGTCGCATCGGCAAGGTGCTGGAAGTGATTCGCGGGATTGCCGAGCAGACCAACCTGCTGGCATTGAACGCAGCGATTGAAGCGGCGCGGGCGGGTGAGGCCGGGCGTGGTTTTGCCGTGGTCGCTGACGAAGTACGTAATCTGGCACAGCGTACGGCAGAGTCGATCATCGAGATCAATCAGATCATCCAGAGCGTGCAGACCGGCGCGGTGGACGCGGCCCAGGCCATCGACAGCGGCCAGACCCGCAGCGACGAAAGCGTCGAGCAAGTGACGCAGGCAGGCGCGATGCTGGAGCGCATTACCCACGCGGTGGAGGCTATTCGCGACATGAACCGTCAGATCGCCACAGCGGCAGAAGAGCAGACGTCGGTGGCCGAAGACATTTCGCGCAACCTCACCGAAATCACTTCGATCGCCAGCACCAACCTCGACAACGTCCAGCGCACCGAAACCGCCAGTCAGAACCTGCATGGTTTGTCCGGGCAACTGAATGAGGTCACTGCGCGCCTCAGCGCCTGA
- a CDS encoding multidrug/biocide efflux PACE transporter, protein MTANKSITERIFQAIGFELLAIIICTPLLAWIMQKPLLDMGAVTVLIAMLALAWNVVFNRFFDRMLERMNIAHNGWVRVVHALLFEGGLIVMGVPLIAWWLSVSLWQAFLLDIGVLLFFLPYTYVYHWGYDVLRERFMTRHICEGQ, encoded by the coding sequence ATGACGGCCAACAAGTCCATCACTGAACGTATCTTCCAGGCCATCGGTTTCGAACTGCTGGCGATCATTATCTGTACGCCGCTGCTGGCGTGGATCATGCAAAAACCGCTACTCGATATGGGCGCGGTCACGGTGTTGATCGCCATGTTGGCGCTGGCCTGGAACGTGGTGTTCAACCGCTTCTTCGACCGCATGCTTGAGCGCATGAACATCGCGCACAACGGCTGGGTGCGGGTGGTGCACGCGTTGTTGTTCGAGGGTGGTTTGATCGTGATGGGCGTGCCGCTGATTGCGTGGTGGCTGTCGGTCAGTCTGTGGCAGGCGTTCTTGCTCGACATTGGCGTGTTGCTGTTCTTCCTTCCGTACACGTACGTGTATCACTGGGGCTATGACGTGCTGCGTGAACGCTTCATGACCCGCCACATCTGTGAGGGCCAATAA
- a CDS encoding inorganic phosphate transporter: MATPSLTTRQASAPSGRPALDKKTGPFTYVIFFAVLAMGMLFTAYSLMHDMHELGTVVTTWTPFLLLGVALLIALGFEFVNGFHDTANAVATVIYTHSLPPNVAVVWSGFFNFLGVLLSSGAVAFGIIALLPVELILQVGSSAGFAMIFALLIAAILWNLGTWWLGLPASSSHTLIGSIIGVGVANALMHGRDGTSGVDWAQATKIGYALLLSPLVGFGCAALLLLALRAFVKNRSLYKAPEGNAPPPWWIRGLLILTCTGVSFAHGSNDGQKGMGLIMLILVGTLPMAYALNRTMPEEQSLQFAAVAQVTQQALVKSAPLPTPADPRAVLSDYVRSKEATPQLIPALASLTGHIGEEVKGYGSLAKVPAEAMGNVRNDMYLASESIRLMDKNKVGNFDADTSSKLQLFKQQIDNATRFIPLWVKIAVAIALGLGTMVGWKRIVVTVGEKIGKTHLTYAQGASAETVAMLTIGAADMFGLPVSTTHVLSSGVAGTMVANGGGLQMKTIRNLLMAWVLTLPAAILLSGSLYWLFTQIF, translated from the coding sequence ATGGCTACTCCTTCCCTGACCACCCGCCAGGCGTCCGCCCCCAGCGGCAGGCCGGCACTGGACAAGAAAACCGGCCCCTTCACCTACGTGATCTTTTTCGCGGTACTGGCCATGGGGATGCTGTTCACCGCCTACAGCCTGATGCACGACATGCACGAGCTGGGCACGGTGGTCACCACCTGGACGCCGTTCCTGCTGCTCGGCGTGGCGCTGTTGATTGCGCTGGGTTTCGAGTTCGTCAACGGTTTCCACGACACCGCCAACGCCGTGGCCACGGTGATTTACACCCACTCGCTGCCGCCAAATGTCGCGGTGGTCTGGTCGGGGTTCTTCAACTTCCTCGGGGTGCTGCTGTCGAGCGGCGCGGTGGCGTTCGGCATCATCGCTTTGTTACCGGTCGAGCTGATTCTGCAGGTCGGTTCGTCCGCCGGTTTCGCGATGATTTTCGCCCTGCTGATCGCCGCGATTCTGTGGAACCTCGGCACTTGGTGGCTGGGCTTGCCGGCCTCGTCATCGCACACGCTGATCGGTTCGATCATCGGCGTCGGCGTGGCCAATGCCTTGATGCACGGGCGCGACGGCACCAGCGGGGTCGATTGGGCGCAGGCAACCAAGATCGGTTACGCGCTGCTGCTGTCGCCACTGGTGGGGTTCGGTTGCGCCGCGCTGTTGCTGCTGGCGTTGCGCGCCTTCGTGAAGAATCGTTCGCTGTACAAGGCACCGGAAGGCAACGCGCCGCCACCGTGGTGGATTCGCGGTTTGCTGATCCTCACCTGCACCGGTGTGTCCTTCGCCCACGGTTCCAATGACGGCCAGAAAGGCATGGGCCTGATCATGCTGATTCTGGTCGGCACCTTGCCAATGGCCTACGCGCTGAACCGCACCATGCCCGAAGAACAATCGCTGCAGTTCGCCGCCGTCGCGCAAGTAACCCAACAAGCACTGGTGAAAAGTGCCCCGCTGCCGACACCGGCCGATCCACGCGCCGTGCTCTCCGATTACGTGCGCAGCAAGGAAGCCACACCGCAGTTGATCCCCGCCCTCGCCTCCCTTACCGGGCACATCGGCGAAGAAGTCAAAGGCTACGGCTCGCTGGCGAAAGTCCCGGCGGAAGCCATGGGCAACGTGCGCAACGACATGTACCTGGCCAGCGAAAGCATTCGCCTGATGGACAAGAACAAGGTCGGCAACTTCGACGCTGACACCAGCAGCAAACTGCAACTGTTCAAGCAGCAGATCGACAACGCCACGCGCTTCATTCCGCTGTGGGTGAAGATCGCCGTGGCCATCGCCCTGGGGCTGGGCACCATGGTTGGCTGGAAGCGGATTGTGGTAACGGTGGGCGAGAAGATCGGCAAGACCCACCTGACTTACGCGCAAGGTGCGTCGGCGGAAACCGTGGCGATGCTGACCATCGGCGCCGCCGACATGTTTGGTTTGCCGGTGTCGACCACCCATGTGCTGTCCTCGGGCGTGGCCGGGACCATGGTTGCCAATGGCGGCGGTTTGCAGATGAAGACCATCCGCAATTTGCTGATGGCCTGGGTGCTGACGTTGCCGGCGGCGATCCTGCTGTCGGGCAGCCTCTACTGGTTGTTCACCCAAATCTTCTGA
- a CDS encoding SDR family oxidoreductase: MDRKIALITGASRGLGKNAALHLAAQGVDIIGTYNSRADEAQALVKELEKLGAKAVMLQLDVGRSETFAAFGAQVEQALQQTFERQRFDFLVNNAGVGLHVSFAETTVEQFDMLMNVHFKGPFFLTQQLLPLINDGGRIINVSSGLARFSIPGASAYAAMKGAIEVLTRYQAKELGSRQITVNTLAPGAIETDFGGGTVRDNAAVNAMVAENTALGRAGQPDDIGGALSLLLSPGAQWINGQRVEASGGMFL; this comes from the coding sequence ATGGACCGCAAAATCGCATTGATCACCGGCGCCAGCCGTGGCTTGGGCAAGAACGCAGCATTGCACCTCGCCGCTCAGGGCGTGGACATCATCGGCACTTACAACAGCCGCGCCGACGAAGCGCAGGCACTGGTCAAAGAGCTGGAAAAACTCGGCGCCAAAGCCGTGATGCTGCAACTGGATGTCGGCCGCAGTGAAACCTTTGCCGCGTTCGGCGCGCAGGTTGAGCAGGCGCTGCAACAAACCTTCGAGCGCCAGCGTTTCGATTTTCTGGTCAACAACGCCGGGGTCGGTCTGCATGTCAGTTTCGCCGAGACCACCGTTGAGCAATTCGACATGCTGATGAACGTGCATTTCAAAGGGCCGTTCTTCCTCACTCAGCAACTGCTGCCACTGATTAATGATGGCGGGCGGATCATCAACGTCTCCAGCGGTCTCGCGCGTTTCAGCATTCCGGGCGCCAGTGCTTATGCGGCGATGAAAGGTGCGATTGAAGTCCTGACCCGTTATCAGGCCAAAGAGCTGGGCTCACGGCAGATCACCGTGAATACCCTGGCGCCGGGCGCCATTGAAACCGACTTCGGCGGCGGCACGGTCCGCGACAACGCGGCAGTCAATGCGATGGTTGCCGAAAACACCGCGCTGGGTCGTGCCGGCCAGCCGGATGACATTGGTGGCGCGCTGTCGCTGCTGCTGTCGCCGGGGGCGCAGTGGATCAACGGGCAGCGGGTTGAGGCATCCGGCGGGATGTTTCTCTAA